A window of the Virgibacillus pantothenticus genome harbors these coding sequences:
- a CDS encoding DUF4135 domain-containing protein — MTLEQIIENAYKNYTFSSDEYLLHFFYKPIHEYIAINKITNDDLKNLYFKNIDSLNAHLNTLVSDSAIFFLNNFYKNVDSTDIYQMLHKIDLKDFIRDFYEMFEDLWTLIIKYITNSIAQYRNIYTLLLSNKKDIEYVFGVTLNKIDNIGIGKGDRHFNLIPTTEISFQDKSIYFKNRVENHEHKLLYFYNLFNDKELHIKTLNIKEGYFQEKVIQNDSDSIDNTYYKAGQMLFASYLLGLSDLHEENIVFDGENYIPIDCETIFHIDEYIESNQKGVPYNLQNSVLATGLLPFTSIKGAVITGFNSFENQTISMPNYQIENNNNHFEKVFNEKEVLMSKKNIPLNQNKMDFYKNKNPFIKGFKNSYTYFLKNKEVIVRKIKELFQNKTSRVLHKNTAFYYELLQSSYHPYLFLSNTRESFIESKDELSDVEKKHILQDCIPIDYKKIDIKDSFFDKFSINDLDLQIAIINQSFISEKGFYYKKYIGVNNNTLSVDEMIREFLNVLDATSFVYKGEVLVFDHIYTGDNENNFNFELIILPKEMYLGVSGLALFLRKTLAKYDDLQLIKKYRLMFFNLIDYIKDELKNNDVKLGFYDGISGVLYSAFLINKELNYVPEKQFIEWSKDLLPYLPSQKDKDYDIINGIIGYLHYLIKIYNNVSENSRSDIYQIINKTLDFLIENHFPKTLKETYIGFAHGVAGELFVIQEANKICQREDVTIQINKLYTTLNSYFNKSTLSWPISNIDDSTPNNWCHGAPGVSLTYLSLENKVPRNDAMKLIKSIIDSTNENICLCHGIVGNQWIIQYINKNYMNNSIPDSYLSYLKEKNKKLILKESNLFEYSKSYMVGLTGVFDYCISKKNSNEIF; from the coding sequence TTTCAGATTCAGCAATCTTTTTTTTAAATAACTTCTATAAAAATGTCGATTCAACAGATATCTATCAAATGCTTCATAAAATCGATTTGAAAGATTTTATTAGAGATTTTTATGAAATGTTCGAAGATCTTTGGACATTAATTATAAAATATATAACTAATTCTATAGCTCAATATAGAAACATTTATACTTTATTATTGAGTAATAAAAAAGACATTGAATATGTATTTGGTGTCACTTTAAATAAAATTGATAATATAGGAATAGGGAAAGGTGATCGACATTTCAACCTAATTCCTACCACTGAAATAAGCTTTCAAGATAAAAGTATTTACTTCAAGAACAGAGTCGAAAACCATGAGCATAAACTACTATATTTCTATAATTTATTTAATGATAAAGAATTGCATATAAAAACATTGAATATTAAAGAAGGATATTTCCAAGAAAAAGTAATTCAAAATGATTCAGATTCTATTGATAATACTTATTATAAAGCAGGGCAAATGCTTTTCGCTTCTTATTTATTGGGTTTGAGTGATTTGCACGAAGAAAATATTGTATTTGACGGTGAAAATTACATACCTATTGATTGTGAAACTATTTTTCATATTGATGAATACATTGAATCCAATCAAAAGGGCGTTCCATACAATTTACAGAATTCTGTCCTTGCTACCGGACTGCTTCCTTTTACATCTATAAAAGGCGCTGTGATAACAGGATTTAATTCTTTTGAAAATCAAACTATATCTATGCCTAACTATCAAATTGAAAATAATAATAATCATTTCGAAAAGGTTTTTAATGAAAAAGAAGTATTAATGTCTAAAAAAAATATTCCTTTGAATCAAAATAAGATGGATTTCTATAAAAATAAAAATCCTTTTATTAAAGGATTTAAGAATTCTTACACTTATTTTTTAAAAAATAAAGAAGTAATAGTTAGGAAAATAAAAGAGTTATTTCAAAATAAGACAAGCAGAGTACTTCATAAAAACACAGCATTTTATTATGAATTATTACAGAGTAGTTACCATCCCTACTTGTTCCTTTCAAATACCAGAGAAAGTTTCATTGAATCTAAAGACGAGTTATCAGATGTAGAAAAAAAACACATCTTACAAGATTGTATCCCTATAGACTATAAAAAGATAGATATTAAAGATTCTTTTTTCGATAAATTCTCGATAAATGATTTAGATTTACAAATAGCTATTATTAATCAATCATTTATTTCAGAAAAAGGTTTTTATTATAAAAAATATATAGGTGTTAACAACAATACATTAAGTGTAGATGAAATGATACGTGAATTTCTTAATGTTTTAGATGCTACTTCTTTTGTTTATAAAGGAGAGGTTTTAGTATTCGATCATATATACACTGGAGATAACGAAAATAATTTTAACTTTGAATTAATAATACTCCCCAAAGAGATGTACTTAGGAGTTAGTGGATTAGCATTATTTTTAAGAAAAACGTTAGCAAAATATGATGATTTACAATTAATTAAAAAATATCGTCTGATGTTTTTTAATTTAATTGACTATATAAAAGATGAATTAAAAAATAATGACGTAAAACTTGGCTTTTACGATGGAATTTCTGGGGTATTATACAGTGCTTTCCTAATAAACAAAGAATTGAATTATGTACCAGAAAAACAATTTATTGAATGGTCGAAGGATTTGTTACCATATCTTCCATCTCAGAAAGACAAAGATTATGATATTATAAATGGTATCATTGGTTACTTACACTACTTAATCAAAATATATAATAATGTCTCTGAAAATTCCCGAAGCGATATATATCAAATTATAAATAAGACTTTAGATTTTCTTATAGAAAACCATTTTCCGAAAACACTAAAAGAAACATACATTGGATTTGCACATGGGGTTGCTGGAGAACTGTTCGTTATTCAAGAAGCAAATAAGATATGTCAGCGAGAAGACGTGACAATACAAATAAATAAACTATATACGACACTAAACTCTTATTTTAATAAATCGACTTTAAGTTGGCCTATAAGTAATATAGATGACTCTACTCCAAACAATTGGTGTCATGGTGCTCCAGGGGTGTCACTCACTTATTTATCACTCGAGAATAAGGTTCCTCGAAATGATGCTATGAAATTGATAAAAAGTATAATTGACAGCACAAATGAAAATATTTGCTTATGCCATGGTATCGTTGGTAATCAATGGATAATTCAATATATAAATAAAAACTATATGAATAACAGTATACCTGACTCTTACTTAAGTTACCTTAAGGAAAAGAATAAAAAACTAATATTGAAAGAATCCAACCTGTTCGAGTATTCCAAAAGTTACATGGTAGGATTGACAGGTGTCTTTGACTATTGTATTTCAAAAAAGAATTCTAACGAAATATTTTAA